In the Corynebacterium suedekumii genome, one interval contains:
- the nrdR gene encoding transcriptional regulator NrdR, whose translation MYCPFCHHDHSRVIDSRIIDAGAAIRRRRECTSCQGRFTTIEKAVLLVVKRNGVTEPFSRDKVVLGVRRACQGRDVSDDALKRLAQEVEETVRSHGSSQVDANAIGLAILEPLRALDEVAYLRFASVYKSFESAEDFESEIRLMHRRAREDEAATEGEPF comes from the coding sequence GTGTACTGCCCGTTCTGCCACCACGACCATTCCCGCGTCATTGATTCACGCATCATTGACGCGGGTGCCGCGATTCGGCGCCGCCGCGAGTGCACCAGCTGTCAGGGTCGCTTCACCACCATCGAGAAGGCCGTCCTCCTGGTGGTCAAACGAAACGGGGTGACAGAACCTTTCAGTCGCGACAAGGTGGTGCTCGGCGTGCGTCGTGCCTGCCAGGGGCGGGACGTCTCCGATGACGCGCTGAAACGCCTGGCCCAGGAGGTTGAGGAGACCGTCCGTAGCCACGGCAGTTCACAGGTGGACGCCAACGCCATCGGCCTGGCCATCCTCGAGCCATTGCGGGCCCTCGATGAGGTGGCCTACCTGCGTTTCGCCTCCGTGTACAAGTCCTTCGAGTCCGCCGAGGACTTTGAGTCGGAGATCCGGCTGATGCACCGCCGTGCCCGTGAGGACGAGGCGGCGACAGAGGGGGAACCTTTCTAG